Proteins from a genomic interval of Fundulus heteroclitus isolate FHET01 chromosome 21, MU-UCD_Fhet_4.1, whole genome shotgun sequence:
- the bmi1a gene encoding polycomb complex protein BMI-1-A isoform X1, whose protein sequence is MHRTTRIKITELNPHLICVLCGGYFIDATTIIECLHSFCKMCIVRYLETSKYCPICDVQVHKTKPLLNIRSDKTLQDIVYKLVPGLFKNEMKRRRDFYAEHPVDASNGSHEDRGEVADEDKRIITDDEIISLSIEFFDQTRFVGGVEEKQTKDQAANKRYLQCPAAMTVMHLRKFLRSKMDIPNTYQVEVMYEDEPLKDYYTLMDIAYIYTWRRNGPLPLKYRVRPNCKKMKVNHAQQEGPNSASRSGPESDSASDKAGSPAGAPSTSSSLPSPGTPAQSPPPQLPHGPGGSSSVGGAVNGSPAAAGAQTPGRPFTQFGGGKPRKVSLNGSATSSG, encoded by the exons ATGCATCGGACCACCAGGATAAAGATCACCGAGCTCAACCCTCACCTCATATGCGTCCTCTGTGGAGGATACTTTATAGACGCCACCACCATCATCGAATGCCTCCACTCCT TCTGCAAAATGTGCATCGTGCGTTACCTGGAGACCAGCAAATATTGTCCCATCTGTGACGTGCAAGTGCATAAAACCAAACCTCTGCTCAACATCAG ATCTGACAAAACTTTGCAGGACATTGTGTACAAACTGGTCCCGGGCCTCTTCAAAA ATGaaatgaagaggaggagagactTTTACGCAGAGCACCCCGTCGATG CTTCCAACGGTTCACACGAGGATCGAGGAGAGGTGGCGGACGAGGATAAGAGAATTATCACAGACGACGAGATTATCAGTCTCTCCATCGAGTTCTTTGATCAGACCAG ATTCGTAGGTGGAGTGGAAGAGAAGCAGACTAAAGACCAG GCGGCTAACAAGAGGTACCTGCAGTGTCCGGCCGCCATGACAGTCATGCATCTGAGGAAGTTTCTGCGCAGCAAGATGGACATCCCAAACACATATcag GTTGAAGTCATGTATGAAGACGAGCCTCTCAAAGATTACTACACATTAATGGATATTGCGTATATCTATACTTGGAGAAGG AATGGACCCTTACCCCTGAAGTACCGGGTCCGACCCAACTGTAAGAAAATGAAGGTGAACCACGCCCAGCAGGAGGGTCCGAACAGCGCCAGCAGGTCCGGCCCGGAGAGCGACTCCGCCAGTGACAAAGCAGGGAGTCCCGCCGGGGCTCCGTCCACCTCCTCGTCGCTGCCGAGCCCCGGAACCCCCGCGCAGTCCCCTCCCCCTCAGCTCCCGCACGGCCCCGGCGGCAGCAGCAGTGTCGGCGGCGCCGTGAACGGGAGCCCGGCGGCGGCCGGAGCCCAGACCCCTGGCCGGCCCTTCACCCAGTTCGGCGGCGGCAAACCGCGGAAGGTCTCCCTGAACGGCTCGGCGACGTCGTCCGGATGA